The following coding sequences are from one Lolium rigidum isolate FL_2022 chromosome 6, APGP_CSIRO_Lrig_0.1, whole genome shotgun sequence window:
- the LOC124666101 gene encoding squamosa promoter-binding-like protein 2, with protein MDWEPKMPSWDLGTVVGPSGGGGGGGGGGGALDLKLGAPTSWRPVPAVAAPVQQPVSSAPVKRARSGQGAQQAVPPCSVQGCTADLSRVREYHRRHKVCEAHSKTPVVSVNGQQQRFCQQCSRFHLLGEFDEAKRSCRKRLDGHNRRRRKPQPDPLNPAGMFSNHHGAARFSSYPQIFSTTSMAEPKWPGSIAIKTEADAFHEQYYSAFHLNGGASLFHGKATERKHFPFLTDHGETAAFGCQQPFTITHSSESSSNSSRHSNGKTMFAHDGGPDHSCALSLLSDNPTPAQIMIPAEAQHLGGGGGIAMQFGGGGRVARLPNDSDVSLTGLSYVSLGNKGAPILPTSTRSQHAATDTAAVTTSSAAAQLQQYHGYYHQLSADQGNSAAGSMHALPFSSW; from the exons ATGGACTGGGAACCCAAGATGCCTTCGTGGGACCTCGGCACGGTGGTCGGGccgagcggtggtggtggtggtggaggaggaggcggcggcgcgctggaCCTCAAGCTCGGCGCGCCGACGAGCTGGAGGCCGGTTCCGGCGGTGGCAGCACCGGTGCAGCAGCCAGTTTCgtcggcgccggtgaagagggcgCGGTCGGGGCAGGGCGCGCAGCAGGCGGTCCCGCCGTGCTCCGTCCAGGGCTGCACGGCCGACCTGTCCCGTGTCCGCGAGTACCACCGCCGGCACAAGGTCTGCGAGGCGCACTCCAAGACGCCCGTCGTCTCCGTCAACGGCCAGCAGCAGCGCTTCTGCCAGCAGTGCAGCAG gttccatcTGCTCGGGGAGTTTGACGAGGCGAAGAGGAGCTGCAGGAAGCGGCTGGACGgccacaaccgccgccgccggaagccGCAGCCGGATCCCCTCAACCCTGCAGGCATGTTCTCCAATCACCACG GAGCAGCAAGATTTTCGTCGTACCCGCAAATCTTCTCCACTACATCCATGGCGGAGCCCAAGTGGCCTGGCAGCATCGCCATCAAGACGGAGGCCGACGCGTTCCACGAGCAGTACTACTCGGCCTTCCACCTCAATGGCGGCGCCTCCCTCTTCCACGGCAAGGCGACCGAGAGGAAGCACTTTCCCTTCCTGACCGACCACGGTGAGACGGCAGCGTTCGGCTGCCAGCAGCCCTTCACCATCACCCATTCCTCGgaaagcagcagcaacagcagcaggcaCAGCAACGGCAAGACGATGTTCGCCCATGACGGGGGACCAGATCACAGCTGTGCTCTCTCTCTTCTGTCAGACAACCCAACTCCGGCGCAGATAATGATCCCCGCCGAGGCGCAACAtctcggtggcggcggtggcataGCGATGCAGTTCGGCGGCGGTGGCAGGGTGGCACGGCTGCCCAACGACAGCGACGTCTCTCTCACCGGCCTGTCTTATGTGAGTTTGGGAAACAAGGGCGCGCCCATCTTGCCTACATCTACCAGATCACAACACGCTGCTACTGATACCGCTGCTGTTACTACCAGCTCAGCTGCAGCACAGCTACAACAATACCATGGCTACTACCACCAACTGAGTGCTGATCAGGGGAACTCAGCTGCAGGTTCCATGCATGCCCTTCCCTTCTCATCATGGTAG